In Aspergillus fumigatus Af293 chromosome 4, whole genome shotgun sequence, one genomic interval encodes:
- the nte1 gene encoding lysophospholipase: MADGVTQVDSTGLHSFSPSPSLSSSSSLPAVALSLAVSASAVTASYSISHLPPPPLPPVPTTMAGWIGWVFSFFFQVIPSVLYWIITFSTITLPTWLFTLFSMSLTFTMNFTTLLLIVLAVVSTISWFIRYRFLNMYSRLPPEPQRKEPQVDLFPDVQEGDSKPGLANYLDEFLSAIKVFGYLERPVFHELTRTMQTRKLIAGETLMLEEEKGFCLVVDGLVQIFVKSMRDGKSDTDEELHHLGAESSDEEHHIDGKQGYQLLTEVKNGASMSSLFSILSLFTEDIQLRENESSGSSSSSIALRAARVPNSIPTSPRGVMDSPSLGFQDHSDDTSNMITNGELPSVPPLHLGESRTPPSGDQHHQQHHESRKHSSRKRRKSVHPDIVARAMVDTTIAIIPASAFRRLTRVYPRATAHIVQVILTRLQRVTFATAHSYLGLSNEVLGIEKQMTKFTTYDLPNNMRGAALDRLKDKFIKERDRLGSEEVTKGIALHNPSAGRRRRSSSFLRKDAALQAKLMTPRRAATVVTPESAPAEHDTYGVSPGDLLSTIQSSRFGPRYEQPPAKLQTPLAEKENTHFRLPAMQARHTFRRQDTMDEDGLFRECILDCIMKGIGLTSSTRDALRKSNHSGEASPKLLSYDSRRQKAIFTNNAFGFIDPYEGSGDGETESLMSMSVTSAGGTSPVINLREELRNDIEIVYFPKGSVLVEQGERHPGLYYVIDGFLDVGVPIVDKGEDLVGVSKPAASKGSFPTLKRTTTANSVGAGGTAANDSRRRKQSRKSLYLIKPGGIQGYVGAVASYRSYTDVVAKTDVYVGFLPRASLERIAERYPIALLTLAKRLTSILPRLLLHIDFALEWVQVNAGQVIYRQGDESDAIYLVLNGRLRSVLESPGNKLAVVGEYGQGESVGELEVMTESTRPATLHAIRDTELAKFPRSLFNSLAQEHPGITIQVSKLIAQRMRDLVERPVTEKGVERSNAGSVQTATSTVNLRTVGILPVTAGVPVVEFGNRLLHALHQVGVTNGVTSLNQAAILNHLGRHAFSKMGKLKLSQYLADLEEKYGMVLYIADTNVSSPWTQTCITQADCILLVGLAESSPSIGEYERFLLGMKTTARKELVLLHAERYCPPGLTRRWLKNRVWINGGHHHIQMAFRLTAEPTHPETKRFGTVLKQRVQVLQAEIQKYTSRRIRQTPLYSAQSPFKGDFHRLARRLCGRAVGLVLGGGGARGIAHVGVIKALEEAGIPVDIIGGTSIGSFIGALYARDADVVPMYGRAKKFAGRMGSMWRFALDLTYPTVSYTTGHEFNRGIFKTFGDSQIEDFWLEFYCNTTNISKSRPEYHSSGYVWRYVRASMSLAGLIPPICDEGSMLLDGGYIDNLTVDHMKGLGADVIFAVDVGSIDDNTPQVYGDSLSGFWSVFNRWNPFSSCPNPPTLSEIQARLAYVSSIDNLERAKNIPGCLYMRPPIDGYGTLEFGKFDEIYQVGYAFGKQFLEKLKSEGSLPLPEETEEKKKLQRTLAPRRASI, from the exons ATGGCCGACGGAGTGACACAGGTCGACTCTACTGGCCTGCATTCattttctccttccccttctctgtcttcctcctcctccttacCTGCCGTTGCACTGTCTCTCGCAGTGTCTGCTTCCGCCGTAACCGCCAGCTATAGCATCTCCCATCTTCCTCCCCCGCCTTTACCCCCAGTGCCTACAACTATGGCGGGGTGGATCGGATGGgttttttccttctttttccagGTCATTCCAAGCGTTCTATACTGGATCATCACTTTTTCTACCATCACGTTGCCCACATGGCTGTTCACACTCTTTTCCATGAGCCTGACGTTCACAATGAACTTCACGACGCT TTTGTTAATCGTTCTGGCGGTGGTTTCGACCATCAGCTGGTTTATTCGGTATCGCTTTCTGAACATGTACAGTCGATTACCTCCCGAGCCCCAACGGAAGGAACCGCAGGTTGATCTCTTCCCCGATGTacaagaaggagattcgAAGCCAGGGCTGGCCAATTACCTGGACGAATTCCTCAGCGCTATCAAAGTTTTTGGGTACTTGGAACGGCCCGTCTTCCACGAATTGACCCGGACAATGCAAACCAGGAAGCTGATCGCAGGCGAAACGCTTATGttggaggaagaaaagggatTCTGTCTAGTAGTCGACGGGTTGGTCCAGATCTTTGTCAAGTCCATGCGAGACGGAAAGTCGGACACAGATGAGGAGCTGCACCATCTCGGAGCCGAATCCTCGGACGAGGAACACCATATCGACGGCAAGCAGGGATACCAATTGCTGACCGAGGTCAAGAACGGCGCGTCGATGTCGTCCTTATTCTCAATTCTCTCGCTGTTCACAGAGGACATTCAATTACGAGAGAACGAGAGCTCAGGCTCCAGTTCCTCCAGCATCGCCCTTCGCGCTGCTCGCGTACCCAACTCAATCCCAACGAGCCCTCGGGGAGTGATGGATAGCCCTTCCTTGGGCTTTCAAGACCACAGCGACGATACCTCTAATATGATCACCAACGGAGAGCTGCCATCCGTGCCCCCGCTGCATCTGGGAGAGAGCCGCACTCCTCCTTCTGGTGACCAGcaccatcagcagcaccatgaAAGTCGGAAGCACTCTAGCAGAAAACGCCGGAAGTCGGTCCACCCTGACATTGTTGCCCGTGCTATGGTGGATACCACAATCGCAatcatcccagccagcgCTTTCCGGCGACTGACCAGGGTCTACCCAAGGGCAACCGCCCACATCGTCCAGGTCATCCTCACCCGCCTTCAGAGAGTTACGTTTGCAACGGCACATTCCTATCTTGGTCTCAGCAACGAGGTGCTTGGAATTGAAAAGCAAATGACCAAGTTTACCACGTATGATCTGCCAAATAACATGCGCGGCGCAGCTCTGGATCGCCTCAAAGACAAGTTCATCAAGGAGCGGGATCGCCTAGGCTCTGAGGAAGTCACGAAGGGAATTGCCCTGCACAATCCATCTGCGGGTAGACGACGCCGGTCGAGCAGCTTCCTGAGAAAGGATGCTGCGCTGCAAGCCAAGCTGATGACACCCAGACGTGCGGCCACCGTGGTTACCCCGGAGAGTGCACCCGCTGAGCACGACACATATGGAGTTAGTCCAGGCGACCTATTATCGACCATTCAATCCTCCAGATTCGGCCCCAGGTATGAGCAGCCTCCTGCAAAACTACAGACTCCTTTggctgaaaaggagaacACCCATTTCCGACTTCCTGCCATGCAAGCGCGTCATACTTTCCGCCGACAAGACACCATGGACGAGGACGGACTGTTCCGCGAGTGCATCTTGGACTGCATCATGAAGGGAATCGGCCTCACGAGTAGTACTCGTGACGCTTTGCGCAAAAGCAACCATTCTGGCGAGGCTTCTCCGAAGCTCCTTTCCTATGATTCTCGACGTCAGAAGGCGATCTTCACCAACAACGCCTTTGGCTTTATTGACCCATACGAAGGCTCTGGGGACGGGGAGACGGAGTCGCTGATGTCCATGTCTGTAACGAGTGCAGGAGGCACATCGCCAGTGATCAACTTGCGGGAAGAGCTCCGTAACGACATCGAGATCGTCTATTTCCCCAAGGGTTCGGTTTTGGTCGAGCAGGGAGAGCGCCACCCAGGGTTGTACTACGTGATTGATGGATTCTTGGACGTCGGCGTGCCGATTGTCGACAAAGGGGAGGACCTCGTGGGTGTCTCCAAGCCAGCAGCTTCGAAGGGGTCGTTCCCGACCCTTAAGCGGACGACAACCGCCAACTCGGTTGGAGCGGGCGGCACAGCTGCCAACGATTCTCGCCGAAGAAAGCAATCTCGGAAGTCCCTGTATCTGATCAAACCCGGCGGTATTCAAGGCTACGTCGGAGCAGTAGCGTCCTATAGATCTTACACCGACGTCGTTGCTAAGACGGACGTCTATGTTGGCTTTCTCCCACGGGCGTCCTTGGAGCGCATCGCGGAGCGGTATCCGATCGCTCTGCTGACGCTTGCGAAGAGGCTGACAAGTATCCTTCCacgcctgctcctccacatAGATTTTGCTCTCGAATGGGTACAGGTGAATGCCGGCCAAGTTATCTACCGCCAAGGCGACGAGAGCGACGCAATTTATCTTGTTTTGAATGGACGATTACGGTCAGTCCTTGAAAGTCCAGGCAACAAATTAGCCGTCGTTGGCGAATACGGCCAAGGAGAAAGCGTGGGTGAGCTCGAAGTGATGACCGAGTCCACTCGGCCGGCTACTCTTCATGCGATCCGTGATACCGAGTTGGCCAAGTTCCCACGATCGCTCTTCAACAGCCTTGCCCAGGAACACCCAGGAATTACCATTCAGGTCTCTAAACTGATTGCGCAACGGATGCGGGATCTAGTCGAACGCCCGGTGACTGAGAAAGGCGTCGAACGAAGCAACGCTGGCAGTGTGCAAACCGCAACCTCGACCGTCAATCTCCGGACCGTGGGCATTCTGCCTGTGACAGCTGGCGTTCCAGTGGTCGAATTCGGTAATCGACTATTGCACGCTCTTCATCAAGTTGGAGTGACGAATGGGGTTACATCTCTCAACCAGGCAGCCATTTTGAATCACCTAGGGCGCCATGCCTTCAGCAAGATGGGCAAGCTCAAGTTGTCCCAATACCTTGCCGATCTAGAAGAGAAGTATGGCATGGTTCTTTACATCGCTGACACTAACGTGAGCTCTCCATGGACGCAAACATGCATCACGCAGGCCGATTGCATTCTTCTGGTCGGTCTGGCCGAATCATCCCCCAGTATTGGAGAGTACGAGAGGTTCCTGCTTGGCATGAAGACCACGGCTCGGAAAGAGCTCGTATTGTTGCATGCGGAGCGGTATTGTCCGCCTGGACTGACTCGACGTTGGTTGAAGAACCGAGTCTGGATCAATGGCGGCCACCATCACATTCAGATGGCCTTCCGACTGACGGCCGAGCCTACGCATCCGGAAACCAAGCGCTTCGGGACAGTCCTCAAACAACGGGTCCAGGTGTTGCAGGCTGAAATCCAAAAGTACACGTCGCGGAGGATTCGCCAGACACCTCTGTACTCTGCCCAATCCCCATTCAAAGGTGATTTCCATCGTCTTGCGCGTCGGCTGTGTGGTAGAGCTGTTGGTTTGGTGcttggtggaggaggagcaagggGTATTGCGCACGTTGGTGTGATCAAGGCGCTCGAAGAGGCCGGTATCCCCGTTGATATCATCGGCGGCACATCGATCGGTTCCTTTATCGGTGCATTGTATGCTCGCGATGCAGACGTGGTTCCCATGTATGGCCGTGCGAAGAAGTTTGCTGGTCGCATGGGAAGCATGTGGCGGTTCGCGCTGGATCTGACTTACCCGACGGTCTCGTACACGACCGGCCACGAGTTCAACCGTGGAATCTTCAAGACCTTTGGGGATAGCCAGATCGAGGACTTCTGGCTCGAGTTCTACTGCAACACTACCAACATCAGCAAATCGCGCCCCGAGTACCATTCGTCTGGATATGTCTGGCGTTATGTGCGTGCATCCATGTCGCTTGCGGGTCTGATTCCGCCGATTTGCGACGAGGGAAGCATGCTCCTCGACGGCGGCTACATTGACAATCTGACCGTCGACCACATGAAGGGTCTCGGTGCGGATGTGATCTTCGCCGTTGACGTCGGTTCTATTGACGACAACACACCTCAGGTCTACGGAGACTCCCTCTCCGGATTTTGGTCCGTCTTTAACCGCTGGAACCCGTTCTCCTCGTGCCCCAATCCACCCACGCTATCCGAAATCCAGGCACGCCTGGCCTACGTCTCGTCTATTGACAACCTGGAACGCGCCAAGAATATCCCGGGCTGTCTGTACATGCGTCCCCCTATAGATGGATACGGCACGCTGGAGTTTGGCAAGTTTGATGAGATCTACCAGGTCGGATATGCCTTTGGCAAGCAAttcctggagaagctgaagtcCGAAGGGTCCCTCCCCTTGCCAGAGGAgaccgaggagaagaagaagctgcaACGTACACTCGCTCCCCGCCGAGCCAGTATATGA
- a CDS encoding MARVEL domain-containing protein encodes MGITSYFIHLGPRGQHLIYQEVISTLSVAFFLPAFISPFMPTALSKFVLAIDVIFSYLWLTAFIFAAQDYNEQNCYFNSPPFVGCSKKKANEAFIFLAFFFTFAGMFLEIASLAAYRRENAPVREKNGHGAAPATAAAV; translated from the exons ATGGGCATCACCTCCTACTTCATCCACCTTGGTCCTCGCGGCCAGCATCTTATCTACCAGGAAGTCATC TCCACGCTGTCggtcgccttcttcctaCCCGCCTTCATCTCCCCATTCATGCCCACGGCCCTGAGCAAATTCGTCCTCGCTATCGACGTCATCTTCTCATACCT CTGGCTCACGGCCTTCATCTTTGCCGCGCAAGACTACAACGAGCAGAACTGCTACTTCAACTCTCCCCCGTTCGTCGGCTGcagcaagaaaaaggctAATGAGGCAttcatcttcttggcttt TTTCTTCACCTTCGCCGGGATGTTCCTCGAAATCGCGTCCCTTGCGGCATACCGCCGCGAGAATGCCCCCGTCCGCGAGAAGAATGGCCACGGCGCTGCGCCTGCCACTGCCGCCGCGGTCTAG
- a CDS encoding actin-related protein ARP5, with amino-acid sequence MTITSVQTILPSRFAVTSTEKNAAKPPPKIYNVLDNPFKGYQPPQPDGYERSRSKPSTSAIVIDNGSSLLKAGWSFDVSPRFILPPVMSRYRDRKLNKGCQFIGYDAYVDATTRGQLRYAFDPGTSVVGNWDVMEGLLDYVFIKLGVDGANGGVDRPIVMTEPIANLNYPRRMMNEILFECYSAPSVAYGIDSLFSYRYNKGTDGLIISSSHTSTHVIPVLNSKALLSNCSRLNWGGMHASEYMLKLMKLKYPTFPARMTESQMEDLVHKHCYVSTDYDRELSSYLEWTGLEDRDHIIQYPFTEHVVPEKTEEELARIAERKKESGRRLQEQAAKMRLEKLMKKEQELEYWKDLQRGLASETKKEARRILDSEDLKDEAHLDRLIRDLERSIKRSRNRDLGVEETEEPPEDMSFPLLDVPDEELDEAGLKEKRHQRLMKSNIEARQRAKAEKERERARKEEEERLDREKRENDFENWVAERRAARQNILQRIKERDRMKADLGNRKSLASQMRMKTLANLAADGPKKRRRGGDDDDFGANDEDWGVYRTVATGEQSDEEEEEDLGEMLTNIENELLQYDPEFTENHTLAAQSDWTKSLVHVFLRGPWPFDPESQREAHQIHLNVERIRVPEVVFKPSIAGIDQAGLLEIAAGIVNQRFSNPEDQAKLLRDVFLTGGNTLFKGFDERIRNELRSYLPVDAQLNVRRASDPVLDAWKGAAQWASGSGLKNHSVSREEYLEKGSEYIKVRQVMYLPGHVE; translated from the exons ATGACAATTACCTCAGTGCAGACCATTTTGCCCAGTCGCTTTGCGGTCACTTCCACTGAGAAGAACGCGGCGAAGCCTCCCCCAAAGATATACAATGTCCTGGATAATCCTTTCAAAGGGTATCAACCGCCGCAACCTGATGGGTATGAACGGAGCAGGTCGAAACCCTCTACAAGCGCTATTGTGATTGATAATG GATCAAGTCTTCTCAAGGCAGGCTGGTCTTTTGACGTGTCGCCACGCTTCATCCTCCCCCCTGTGATGAGTCGGTACCGCGATCGAAAGCTCAACAAAGGTTGTCAATTCATTGGCTACGACGCCTATGTCGATGCTACGACTAGAGGTCAGTTGCGGTATGCTTTTGACCCCGGTACAAGTGTGGTTGGAAACTGGGATGTGATGGAGGGACTGCTGGACTACGTGTTCATCAAGCTGGGAGTTGATGGCGCCAACGGAGGCGTTGATCGGCCTATCGTAATGACAGAGCCGATCGCGAATCTGAACTACCCTAGACGAA TGATGAACGAGATCCTCTTCGAGTGCTATTCCGCGCCGTCCGTCGCTTACGGAATCGATTCGCTATTTTCGTACCGATACAACAAAGGCACCGATGGCCTGATTATCTCCTCATCCCACACATCGACGCATGTCATCCCTGTCCTAAACTCGAAAGCCTTGCTCTCGAATTGTTCGCGGTTGAACTGGGGTGGCATGCACGCTTCGGAGTACATGCTCAAGCTTATGAAGCTAAAATACCCTACCTTCCCGGCTCGAATGACCGAAAGCCAGATGGAAGATTTGGTTCACAAGCATTGCTACGTATCTACGGACTATGACCGGGAACTGAGCAGCTATCTCGAGTGGACAGGGCTTGAGGACAGGGATCATATCATTCAATACCCTTTTACGGAGCATGTGGTTCCAGAGAAaaccgaggaggaactggcACGGATTGCGgagcggaagaaggagagtgGACGTCGCTTGCAGGAGCAGGCCGCAAAGATGCGACTCGagaagttgatgaagaaggagcagGAACTCGAGTACTGGAAGGACCTACAGCGCGGCCTTGCATCCGAAACCAAGAAGGAAGCGAGACGTATCTTGGATTCTGAGGATTTGAAAGATGAGGCTCATCTGGACCGGCTGATCCGTGACCTTGAGCGATCCATCAAACGCTCTAGAAACCGAGACCTAGGAGTTGAAGAGACTGAAGAGCCTCCTGAAGATATGTCTTTCCCGCTACTTGATGTTCCGGATGAAGAGCTGGACGAGGCAGGCTTGAAGGAGAAGCGCCACCAGCGACTCATGAAATCAAACATCGAGGCTCGCCAACGtgccaaggccgagaaggaaCGCGAGAGAGCacggaaggaggaagaggagcgacTGGATCGGGAAAAGCGCGAGAACGACTTTGAGAACTGGGTTGCCGAACGAAGAGCAGCTCGACAG AATATTTTGCAAAGGATTAAGGAGCGCGATAGGATGAAGGCGGATCTGGGTAATCGGAAGTCGCTCGCCAGCCAGATGCGTATGAAAACCCTTGCAAACCTCGCTGCGGATGGGCCGAAGAAGCGAAGGAGAGGCGGTGACGACGACGATTTCGGCGCCAACGATGAGGACTGGGGTGTGTATCGCACAGTGGCAACTGGAGAAcagagcgacgaggaggaagaagaggaccTCGGCGAAATGCTCACCAACATTGAGAatgagcttcttcagtaCGATCCCGAGTTTACAGAGAACCACACTCTGGCTGCGCAGTCTGACTGGACCAAGAGTCTGGTACATGTTTTCCTACGTGGACCCTGGCCATTTGACCCTGAAAGTCAGCGTGAGGcccatcaaatccatctcAATGTTGAGCGGATTCGAGTACCCGAGGTCGTTTTCAAGCCATCGATCGCCGGCATCGACCAGGCTGGCCTCTTGGAGATTGCGGCCGGTATTGTCAACCAGCGGTTCTCCAACCCGGAGGACCAGGCCAAACTGCTGCGTGACGTGTTCCTCACCGGCGGCAACACTCTCTTCAAAGGTTTCGATGAGCGAATTCGCAACGAGCTTCGGAGTTACCTCCCTGTAGATGCGCAACTGAATGTGCGCCGGGCTTCGGACCCGGTGCTGGACGCATGGAAGGGTGCAGCACAATGGGCGTCCGGATCGGGATTGAAGAATCACTCTGTGTCACGAGAGGAATACCTGGAAAAAGGAAGCGAATACATTAAGGTACGTCAGGTGATGTATCTGCCGGGACATGTGGAGTGA